DNA from Thermomicrobium roseum DSM 5159:
GGTCGCGCGAGCAGGTTGCGGGTTTATGCCCGGACGAGGGCGGGTGGGCGCAGCTGGGCCGGACGGAGTGTGCAGGCAGGCCGGCCCCGTGCCGAGTGATCGAGTGTTCGGCTACGCGCGACCGCTGAGAACGCATCGCGTGGTAACTGGGTCAGCGTCGGCGCAGCTGAGCTGCGAGTGCTGGAACGGTCGTCCTCGCTGCGGCGGCTGGAACGCGGCGGTCGGTGTGGTGCTGACCTAAGAGGGCGAGATGCGGCGCAGCCCACTGGCTGCTGGGTACTGCTGCAGGTGCGGTTGGTTTGGCGGAGAGAGGAGCGGTCGCGCAAGAGTGAAGTGCGTGGGTGCCTGTGCGACTCGTCTCGGGATGACGGTCCTGATGGTACGAATTCGGCCGGCTACGCATCCTCACAGGAAATCCGGTCGCGTGTGGTCGACCACGACAGGTAGGGTGTGCTGATTCCTGCGCGGAGGTGCAATGCGAGCGACTGCATGATCGACGATGCGTGCATGTAGTCCGGCGGCGTCGCGCTGCAGCTGGCTGCACGCCGTGGTTTCCAGGAGCCCCTGGGCGTGCTGCCGTCTTCGCCTGCCCGCGGCAGCGCGCCGCACTCGAGAGTTCGTCAGGAGACTTGGTCGCTGGCGCGACGATTCGGTTGCGGCGAGCATACGCGCAGCTTTTGTTCAACAGCGCGGGCGGCGCGAACCGTCGTTATTGCAGACGTAACAGCCCTATCCGAGGACGATGCGTCGCCGCTGGGATAGGGGTCTGTCGTTCGGACGACGGTACGCAAGCGTTTTCCACCGAAAGAAGCAGCTGACCCGCCAGATGTGCGTTTGCTGCTCTCAGCGCTGCGCGACCGGTCAGGATGGTGCGTCGTTCAGTGCCGATGAGCATCCTCGGACGACTCGTCGGTGAGGAGATCGAGGCTCTCTTCGGGCCGCAGCTCGTAGAAGGCCAAGCGGAGTCGCCCGGGCGGTGTGCCGAGCACGCGGTGGAAGATCTCCACCGCTTCGCGGGCGAAAGCGCGTTTCTGGTCGGTCGTCAACGGTTCCTTACGAGCCACGACGATCTCGAGCATCGGCATCGTCCAACCCCTCTCGCTATGCGCTCCGAGCGTACCATGCTAGGGTATGGTCGTGAACCAGTGGTCATGCTGAGGCCACCCGTCCCGCTCGATGAGCGGGACGGGTGGCCAGTTCTCGTTTCACTGGCGGGTCAGTCGTCGGCGCGGGCAGGTTCGGCAGCCTCGACCGGCGGGGTGCCGTAGAGGAAGAACTCGGCCGGCAGTGGGGAGCCAAACCAGATGATTCCCTTGTCGAGCTCCTCCTCCCGCCAGGTGATCGGCTGCCAGGCTGGGTCGAAGATCAAGTACCCGGCATCCCCGAAGAGTTCGACGCGGTTGCCGCCCGGCTCGATGACGTACATGAACATGGCTTGGGAGATCCCGTGCTTGCCGGGGCCAGCTTCGATCTTGATCCCGACCTCGCTGAACACATCCGCGATGTCGTTGAGGTGCTGCGGGTAGCCGTACCAGTAGCAGACGTGGTGGAGCCGGCCCTTGGCGCCGGACTGGTCCATCATGAAGGCGATCTCGTGCACCAGCGGGCTGACCGAGAGCCAGGCGCCGGCCTCCCGGCCGTTATTGAGCTGGATGTTCTCGCGCAAGCGGAAGCCGAGGAGGTCCATCAGGAACTGCTTGTTCTGGGTCACGTCGCTGGCCAGGAGATTGACGTGATCGATGCGGCGGACCGGGACGCCGCGCAGGGGGCGGCGCTGCGGCCTGTTGATGAGCTTGGTCTTGGCCTCGGCCGGGGTCTTGTAGTACTCGACCTCCCAGAGGAGCTCCATCGGGTGCCCGTCGGGGGTGTGGAAGCGGTAGGCGCGGCCATGGCCGCGGTCTCCCTCGATCCACCCCTCGCCGAAGCCGGCTTCCTCGAGGGCGCGGACGCGGCGCTCGAGCGCCTGGGGGGAGGTGGTGCGCCAGGCCACGTGCCCAAGGCCCGGCTTTTCGCGCTTGGTGACCTTGAGGGTGTGGTGGTACCAGTCCTCATAGGCACGCAGATAGACCGAGTCGCCGACCCGCTCGGTCTCCTCCAGGCCGAGGAGCTCCTTGAAGAACCAGAGCGTGCCGTCGAGGTCCGGGGTATAGATCTCGACGTGCGCCAGTTGCGCGACCTCGAAGAGTGGTTCCGCATGCCCGTTCGTGCTCATGGGACTCCCTCCCATCGTGCCACGTCAGAAGACGACCTACCTCGCGACTGGCGCGGGTGCCGATCCCATCGTGCGGCCATACCCTCCTTCCCGGCGGCCGCTCACGGGCCGGCGGGAGACCCGCCGGAGCTGCCGGCCCGACGAGCGGGGCCACGGTTACCCCTGCGTCTCCCGGAAGCGCCGGAGGACGAAGGAGACGTCCTCGTTGTTGACCAAGTCCGGGGTCAGCCATCCCTCCAGGTCGTATTCGGCCATGCACTGCTCGGCGAAGCCGCGCATCCGCTCGGCGGTGCCGACCGCTTCGGCGACGATCAGCGTCTCCAGGCGGATGTTCTCGTGGTTACCGGCGTAGTTCCGCTCGTAGAGTTCGTGCCGCCCGGCGAACTCCGAGATGGTCGCGTCGTAGAGGAGCTTCATGAGCTTGACCCTGTCGTGCGCATCCATCCCACCGGCTCCCCGCACGTACTTCTCGAGGTAGGGGCGCTCGGCCGGGTTCTGGAAGTCCAGGGCATGGCTGGGGATGTAAATGAGGCCGCTCGCGACATTGTCCAGGATGATCTGGCGGACACGCGACCAGGCGGTCGGGGCCAGCACGCGGTAGGCCATGCCGTACTCGAGGTTCGGGTGCACGTAGCCATCCGTCCAGGGGATCGGGTTGCGGGCCATGGCGTCGGTGATGGCCCAGAACAGGTTGCGCCAGGCGATCACCTCCCCGACCTGGGCTTGCACGCCCCGGTAGTCCTTGGTGCCGGTTGCGGCGACGGCCTTGAGCAGCACCCCGGCGATGAAGTCGAGCTTGACGGCAAAGCGGGTGCAGCTGTGGAAGGTGAAGCGCGGGATGAAGCCGGAGGCTGGGAAGAAGTTGTTGACCTTGTCCACATCGCCGTAGACGAAGACGTTCTCCCAGGGGACGAAGACATTGTCGAAGATGAAGACGGCGTCGTTCTCGTCCAGGCGACTTGAGAGTGGATAGTCGAAGGGACTGCCCATGACAGCAGCGGTGTACTCGTAGCTCGGCCGGCTGATCAGCTTGACGCCCGGTGCATCCATCGGGACGGTGAAGATGAGGGCGAACTTCTTGTCCTTGATCGGCAAGGGACCGTAGTGGGCGATGAAGTTGTAGTGGGTCAGCACCGAGCCGGTGGCGACCACCTTGGCGCCCGAGACGTAGATCCCGCCGTCAGTCTCCCGCTCGACGTGCATGTAGACATCGCCGACCTCGTCGGGTGGGCGGTTGCGGTCGACCGGCGGGTTGACGATGGCGTGGTTCCAGTAGAGGACCCGTTCCTGGCCGAGCTGGTACCAGCGGCGGGCGTTGGCGCTGAACGGCTCGTAGAAGGGGGCGTTGGCGCCGAGGGTGCCGAGGAAGCTGGCCTTGTAGTCCGGGCTGCGCCCGAGCCAGCCGTAGGTCATACGCGCCCATTCGGCGATGGCGTCGCGGGCGCGGACGAGGTCCTCGACCGAGCGGGGGGGGCGCGGAAGAAGGGATGGGTGAAGCCACCGTTGCCGGTATCGGTCTCGACGGTGAGGATGTCCTTCTTGGCCGGATCGTGCAAGGCGTCGTAGAGCCGGGCGACCATGCGGGCGGCGTTGCGGAACGCCGGATGGGTCGTGACGTCCGTGACGCGCTCACCGTAGACGTAGACCTCGCGTCCGTCCCGCAGGCTCTCCAGATACTCCTCACCCGTAAACGGTCGGGTGGCGACTGCTTGCGCCATAGTCCACCTCCGTGGCCTGCGAGCCTCGGTTTCGATCCGTTCGTCTGGCGGGTCCCGATGTCAAGTCTACAGGTTGTCATGCAATATCATCAACCGGAAAGTTCCGGCATTCCGAACGCTGAAGGGTGCGATTTGCTGGATCCATTCCTGACACGTTGCAGGAATGAAGAACCCGGTCTCTCCGAACAGCTTTCGAGCGAGGTCGGATCGGAGCATGACGGCATCGAGCGACGGATAGAGTCAGTCGGAAAGCGAGTTCAGGAGAGATTGGGTTGCAATCGCTCCTGCAGGTGAGGGAGATCGGTGTTGCGGAAGGAGAACTGGGCGATGGAGGCGAGATCAGCTGCGTGCGCTGCGGCCACCCCCATGGCGATGCATGGCCCCATCACACGAGCGCTGGAAAGCGCTGCTGGTTCGGCATCGGTGCAGCGACCGATGGCGAGGAGGTTGGTCAACTCGGGTGAGAGCAAGGAGCGATAGGGGATGGTGTGAAAGTGACCGTCCGGGAATGGCTGCCAATGGTAGCTCGCCGTTGAGTCAGGAGTTCGATCGGCCACGCGACTCGCGCGATGGCGTCAGGAAACCGGCGACCGGCGAGCACGTCCTCGACCGTGAGCATGTACTCGCCGACGATGGTCCGCGTCTGCCGGATACCGGGGTAACCGAGTCGGCGCAAACGAGCTCGTCCGAACACTGCGGGATAGTGATCACGCAAGAGTTGGGCAGCCCGGGCGGCCTCGATGCGAGCGAGCCAAGTCACCTGCCAGAAGGCGACCGGGTATCGCCGAATCGGATGGCAGAGGGAAATCACCGGGAACTGGTGTACCGAGAGACTGATCGCGACTGATCTGCACGAGGTGCACGTGAACAGACAGAATATCAGGAACGATATCCGACTACACGCGACAGCGCTATTCGGCCGTCGGAACGACCCTGCGCTCAGGCGGCGAACTGCCGATGTATGAAACAGGGTGAGTCCAGCTCGCCAGTGAGGGGGACGGGAAAAGACGGCTCGGATGGTAGCGACTTCAGCGGCACCTCATTGGGAGGGGGAGCGAGGCGCAACGACCGCGTCCGAAGGGATTGACACCAACTGGATTCCATGGTATCGTCATATCGCGATATCGAGGAGGCCGGGCCAGCGACGTATGGGTGAGTTGCTGATTGGCCGGCCGGCGCTCAAACTCGAAGTCGCAATTTCGGTTCCGCTCGATTTGACCTCGGTTATTTCGCTGGTCTTTCGAGCGACGGATGCGCGCCGATTCGAGCGTTGGCTGGTCGAAGCGCGAAAAGCACTCGGAGCGGAGTGGGAGCACGATCTCGATACGCTGCTCGGATTCTCGGGCCGATTACTCTACTACGTCGAAGAGTTGTTGATGTCGTTCGATCCTTTCCGGCCCGAGCATCGTGAGGCAGGTTTCGAGGACTATATCGCTCACCTGAAGCGGTTGCCGGCCTGGGCCTACCGCAGTATGGCGATCCAGGCCGTCCTGCGGGTGGCACTCGATCGGGGGGTGCTGGAGGCGCCCCCGGAGTCGGAAGACGCAGCAGCATGGCGGTCGTTCATCGAGCCTGGTCTCACGCGGGCCGATGCTGACGAGGTCGTCCGGCTCGTTCTTGCACCTGAACAACTCAAGG
Protein-coding regions in this window:
- a CDS encoding tautomerase family protein — translated: MPMLEIVVARKEPLTTDQKRAFAREAVEIFHRVLGTPPGRLRLAFYELRPEESLDLLTDESSEDAHRH
- a CDS encoding catechol 2,3-dioxygenase; this encodes MSTNGHAEPLFEVAQLAHVEIYTPDLDGTLWFFKELLGLEETERVGDSVYLRAYEDWYHHTLKVTKREKPGLGHVAWRTTSPQALERRVRALEEAGFGEGWIEGDRGHGRAYRFHTPDGHPMELLWEVEYYKTPAEAKTKLINRPQRRPLRGVPVRRIDHVNLLASDVTQNKQFLMDLLGFRLRENIQLNNGREAGAWLSVSPLVHEIAFMMDQSGAKGRLHHVCYWYGYPQHLNDIADVFSEVGIKIEAGPGKHGISQAMFMYVIEPGGNRVELFGDAGYLIFDPAWQPITWREEELDKGIIWFGSPLPAEFFLYGTPPVEAAEPARADD